GTACCGAGTGCGCTACCGATGAAGAGAGGGCAGAGGAGAGACCGGTGGTTGCGGAAGATGTCATTCACGACCCCGATCCAAAGTATTGCGTCCGATGCAAGAAAAAAATAGGATGAGCCTTATAGAGGCGGGTTTCTGTCAGTCATGATTCTGAAGACCCTGAATCAGCTGGCGGAAACGAAGAGCTATCTCGGGACCTTTAGCCTTTTCTTCGTGCTTGAAAAAGAGGAAGACATTCTTCCATTTTTGTGAACGTACCCGGTCTCTCCATAGCGAAAGATCTGCATACGTGTAACCGGAGCGACGAAGACGGAGATATCCCCACGATGCCGTGCTGGTGATCTCGCTCGTCGGATTATCGTCTGTATCCGCAACGCAGAGGCTATAATCCTTGTCGCTGAGCATGTCCAGTGTCTCAATGTCGAGTGGGGATTTGCTTCGAAATTCGAATGCGCAGTGCATGGCGGCTGGAATCAAGGTGAGGAAACGGGCAAGCAGCGGTGGGTCTACGTGAAAAGTCCCGGGAAACTGAAAAAGGACTGGTCCCAGTTTTGTCTTGAGAATCGATAGCGTCCTGAAAAGATAGGCGGTCTCCTCTTCCACGTTTCTCAACCGCTTCAGATGCGTTATGATCCTGGGAGCTTTGAATGCGAAAATAAAATGTTCAGGGACCTGCTCCGCCCAGGATGTCAGCGTCTCCTCCGTAGGCATGCGATAAAAAGTGGTGTTGATTTCCACTGTGCCGAAACGCTCGGCGTAGAAACGAAGCATCTCTCCGGGCGTAATCTTTTCAGGATAAAATCCGCCCTTCCATTCCCTGTAGCTGAACCCGCTTGTACCAACGTTCAAGTTCATCATTTGTCTGGAGATGCTTCGACTACGACTTCGCGGGCACTCTTGTCTTCGCGCAGCCTTAAAAAGACAGGCTGTCTCATGACACCGTCATCGGTCCAGCCGTGAAATAGAACCTCACAGACCAATTCCGGCTTCACCCAGGTGACGGGTGTGTTGGTCTCCGGCTTCTTCTGGAAGGGACATTCCTTCCTGACCAGCGGGTCAAGCTTTCGTCTGGTTTCCCTTAAGGTCCTTGCACTGAACCCGCTACCGACATGGCCGATGTATTCCAGCCTGTTGTGCCGATGTATTCCCAGAACCAGTGCCCCGAGATCCCTTCTGCTGCCTTTTGGTTGCGTGAATCCCGCGATCACGCCCTCCTGGGTGAGCAGTGCTTTTATTTTGAGCCATTCCCGACTCCTTCTGCCCATGCGGTATGCGCTTTGTGCATGTTTGGCAATGATCCCCTCCAGTCCTTTCCTCTTGGCGAGGTTGAAGAATAGGATACCATCTTTCGCGACGTGATCACTCAGTCTTATTCTCGGATCGGGGGGAAGAATCTTCTTCAGGATCCGCTTTCGTTGCACCAATGGGAGGCTAGTCAAGTCATGTCCTTCAAAATAGAGAAGATCGAATACGTAATAGAGCAGATGACCCTTCTTGGAATGCTGATAATCTTGCAGCATCTGAAAATCTGATCGGCCCTCGTCGTCGACCACGACGATTTCTCCGTCCAGGACAGCCTCGAAATTAAGGTTTCGAAGGGAGTCGGCAACAGGAGCAAACTTCCTGTTCAACAGGAGCAGATTTCTGGAATAGAGAGAAACAGCGCCTTTACGGATTTCTGCCACGGTCCGGTACCCGTCCCATTTCACTTCAAAAATCCAATCGGGATCATCGAAAGGCTCTTTGGTCAATGTGGCGAGCATGGGCTTTATGCGACTGGGCATCTCAGTGAGCGGCGCGTCCTTGAGTTCTTCGCTTTCCTCAGCTTCGCGGGCGCGAATCTGGGCAATCTTCTTCTGCCGATACGATTCACGAGGCGTGGCCGTGGAGATGTCTTCCAGAGTCTTGTGCGTCACCACCGACCGATTCTTGCTGAGAATATCATCCCGGGTGGCGTAGCGATCCTTCTTTTTCAAGAGAAGCCATGATTTCGGATCCTTTCTGATCTTGACCAGCGCGAATTCACCGCGGAGCTTCTCTCCTTCCAGTACGAATTTGAGATCGCCCTTGTTCAGGCCATCCAGAAGCAGGCGCTCGTTCTCATTCCGATCTAGGGCAGCGACGTGATGATAAAAACCCTTATCCCAGACAATCACGCTTCCCGCTCCATAATTGTGCTCAGGGATTATGCCCTCGAAATCTTTGTAGTCAAGAGGATGGTCTTCAACCATCATGGCCAGCCTTTTGATGGAAGGGTCAAGGGAGGGCCCTTTCGGGACAGCCCAGCTCTTGAGCACACCCTCCATTTCCAGCCTGAGATCGTAATGAAGATTGCGCGCGGCGTGTTTCTGAACGACAAAGACGAGACGCTTACCCGGAGGGCGAATTTCAGGCTTCGGTTCGGGTGTCTCTTCGAATGTACGCTTGGATTTGTAATCTTTCAGCTTCATGCTTTTTGCG
The genomic region above belongs to Syntrophorhabdales bacterium and contains:
- a CDS encoding DUF72 domain-containing protein, with product MMNLNVGTSGFSYREWKGGFYPEKITPGEMLRFYAERFGTVEINTTFYRMPTEETLTSWAEQVPEHFIFAFKAPRIITHLKRLRNVEEETAYLFRTLSILKTKLGPVLFQFPGTFHVDPPLLARFLTLIPAAMHCAFEFRSKSPLDIETLDMLSDKDYSLCVADTDDNPTSEITSTASWGYLRLRRSGYTYADLSLWRDRVRSQKWKNVFLFFKHEEKAKGPEIALRFRQLIQGLQNHD
- the ligD gene encoding non-homologous end-joining DNA ligase, which encodes MKLKDYKSKRTFEETPEPKPEIRPPGKRLVFVVQKHAARNLHYDLRLEMEGVLKSWAVPKGPSLDPSIKRLAMMVEDHPLDYKDFEGIIPEHNYGAGSVIVWDKGFYHHVAALDRNENERLLLDGLNKGDLKFVLEGEKLRGEFALVKIRKDPKSWLLLKKKDRYATRDDILSKNRSVVTHKTLEDISTATPRESYRQKKIAQIRAREAEESEELKDAPLTEMPSRIKPMLATLTKEPFDDPDWIFEVKWDGYRTVAEIRKGAVSLYSRNLLLLNRKFAPVADSLRNLNFEAVLDGEIVVVDDEGRSDFQMLQDYQHSKKGHLLYYVFDLLYFEGHDLTSLPLVQRKRILKKILPPDPRIRLSDHVAKDGILFFNLAKRKGLEGIIAKHAQSAYRMGRRSREWLKIKALLTQEGVIAGFTQPKGSRRDLGALVLGIHRHNRLEYIGHVGSGFSARTLRETRRKLDPLVRKECPFQKKPETNTPVTWVKPELVCEVLFHGWTDDGVMRQPVFLRLREDKSAREVVVEASPDK